The proteins below are encoded in one region of Pomacea canaliculata isolate SZHN2017 linkage group LG7, ASM307304v1, whole genome shotgun sequence:
- the LOC112568621 gene encoding uncharacterized protein LOC112568621 isoform X3: MFSAGGDVKITSPVSNTVNVSVNDWLNMTFTFNTNKCSSPSYLITVEKKEQDRPMILCRIHHNKTSCFTTGHVTTNSCRCVSPSGPVDFWEKLVRPGDVEYKWRWTDVTSGKHGEKKINYHITVGDKQKDEHLQMMEFILGGVCGLLVVVIAVILISARCRKSSPSAATENRKEQDTPLDSVQLTRPNPQTQAPVATGNYRQETRCNQPFIVEDEYARVVRDPRRKAPAPRQVEQQETMEMFINDLYDEKAL; encoded by the exons ATGTTTTCTGCAGGTGGAGATGTGAAGATTACAAGCCCTGTGTCCAACACAGTCAACGTGTCTGTCAATGACTGGCTCAACATGACTTTCACGTtcaacacaaataaatgttcaaGTCCGTCATATCTTATCACCGTAGAGAAAAAGGAGCAAGATCGTCCGATGATTCTTTGTCGAATTCATCACAACAAAACCTCGTGCTTTACAACAGGTCATGTAACTACGAACTCATGTCGCTGTGTCAGTCCCTCAGGTCCTGTGGACTTCTGGGAAAAGCTGGTGAGACCTGGAGATGTGGAGTACAAGTGGAGATGGACTGATGTCACTTCAGGAAAGCATGGcgagaaaaagataaattatcACATTACAG TTGGTGACAAGCAGAAGgatgaacatttacaaatgatgGAATTCATTCTCGGCGGTGTTTGTGGTCTCctcgttgttgttattgctgtcatTTTGATTTCCGCCAGATGTCGTAAGTCAAGTCCATCAG CAGCCACTGAAAACAg GAAGGAACAGGACACACCGTTGGATAGTGTACAGCTTACACGGCCGAACCCTCAAACACAAG CTCCAGTAGCAACTGGAAATTACCGACAAGAGACCAGGTGTAACCAACCATTCATAGTAGAAGACGAGTATGCCAGAGTGGTTCGCGATCCCAGACGAAAAGCTCCTGCACCCCGGCAGGTGGAGCAGCAAGAGACGATGGAGATGTTCATCAACGATCTGTACGATGAAAAGGCCTTGTAG
- the LOC112568621 gene encoding uncharacterized protein LOC112568621 isoform X2, whose product MANIQLFRCAVFILIVVMMSYSDDSCGDVKITSPVSNTVNVSVNDWLNMTFTFNTNKCSSPSYLITVEKKEQDRPMILCRIHHNKTSCFTTGHVTTNSCRCVSPSGPVDFWEKLVRPGDVEYKWRWTDVTSGKHGEKKINYHITVGDKQKDEHLQMMEFILGGVCGLLVVVIAVILISARCRKSSPSATENRKEQDTPLDSVQLTRPNPQTQAPVATGNYRQETRCNQPFIVEDEYARVVRDPRRKAPAPRQVEQQETMEMFINDLYDEKAL is encoded by the exons ATGGCGAACATACAACTATTCCGTTGCGCTGTTTTCATCTTGATTGTTGTTATGATGAGCTATTCGGATGACAGCT GTGGAGATGTGAAGATTACAAGCCCTGTGTCCAACACAGTCAACGTGTCTGTCAATGACTGGCTCAACATGACTTTCACGTtcaacacaaataaatgttcaaGTCCGTCATATCTTATCACCGTAGAGAAAAAGGAGCAAGATCGTCCGATGATTCTTTGTCGAATTCATCACAACAAAACCTCGTGCTTTACAACAGGTCATGTAACTACGAACTCATGTCGCTGTGTCAGTCCCTCAGGTCCTGTGGACTTCTGGGAAAAGCTGGTGAGACCTGGAGATGTGGAGTACAAGTGGAGATGGACTGATGTCACTTCAGGAAAGCATGGcgagaaaaagataaattatcACATTACAG TTGGTGACAAGCAGAAGgatgaacatttacaaatgatgGAATTCATTCTCGGCGGTGTTTGTGGTCTCctcgttgttgttattgctgtcatTTTGATTTCCGCCAGATGTCGTAAGTCAAGTCCATCAG CCACTGAAAACAg GAAGGAACAGGACACACCGTTGGATAGTGTACAGCTTACACGGCCGAACCCTCAAACACAAG CTCCAGTAGCAACTGGAAATTACCGACAAGAGACCAGGTGTAACCAACCATTCATAGTAGAAGACGAGTATGCCAGAGTGGTTCGCGATCCCAGACGAAAAGCTCCTGCACCCCGGCAGGTGGAGCAGCAAGAGACGATGGAGATGTTCATCAACGATCTGTACGATGAAAAGGCCTTGTAG
- the LOC112569254 gene encoding uncharacterized protein LOC112569254 isoform X2, translating into MADIQLVWSCVFILTIVSMSYSDESCGDVKITSPVSSTVNVSVNDWLKMTFTFNTEKCTGPAYVISVEKKEQDSPMIVCRIHHNQTSCYKTGHEALYSCRCVSPSGPVQFWEKLERPGDVEYRWRWKDESGKQGEKNITFHITTGDKKNTQRFQTMKFILGGTGGLLLIVIAVVFISARCHKSRPSASTENRKGQHTPLDNVQLTRPNPQTQAPVAVEITDKRPGVTNHS; encoded by the exons ATGGCGGACATACAACTAGTTTGGTCTTGTGTTTTCATCCTGACTATTGTTAGTATGAGTTATTCGGACGAAAGCT GTGGAGATGTGAAGATTACAAGCCCTGTGTCCAGCACAGTCAACGTGTCTGTCAATGACTGGCTGAAAATGACTTTCACGTTCAACACAGAGAAGTGTACAGGTCCAGCATATGTTATCAGCGTTGAAAAAAAGGAGCAAGATAGTCCGATGATTGTTTGTAGAATACATCACAACCAAACCTCGTGCTATAAAACAGGTCATGAAGCTCTGTACTCATGTCGTTGTGTCAGTCCCTCAGGTCCTGTGCAATTCTGGGAAAAGTTGGAGAGACCTGGAGATGTGGAGTACAGGTGGAGATGGAAGGACGAGTCAGGAAaacaaggagagaaaaatataacttttcACATTACAA ctggtgacaagaaaaatactCAACGTTTTCAAACGATGAAATTCATTCTCGGCGGTACTGGTGGTCTCCTCCTTATTGTTATTGCTGTCGTTTTTATTTCCGCCAGATGTCATAAGTCACGTCCATCAG CATCCACTGAAAACAG GAAGGGGCAGCACACACCGTTGGATAACGTACAACTTACACGGCCGAACCCTCAAACTCAAG CACCAGTTGCAGTGGAAATTACCGACAAGAGACCAGGTGTAACCAACCATTCATAG
- the LOC112568621 gene encoding uncharacterized protein LOC112568621 isoform X4, which translates to MTFTFNTNKCSSPSYLITVEKKEQDRPMILCRIHHNKTSCFTTGHVTTNSCRCVSPSGPVDFWEKLVRPGDVEYKWRWTDVTSGKHGEKKINYHITVGDKQKDEHLQMMEFILGGVCGLLVVVIAVILISARCRKSSPSAATENRKEQDTPLDSVQLTRPNPQTQAPVATGNYRQETRCNQPFIVEDEYARVVRDPRRKAPAPRQVEQQETMEMFINDLYDEKAL; encoded by the exons ATGACTTTCACGTtcaacacaaataaatgttcaaGTCCGTCATATCTTATCACCGTAGAGAAAAAGGAGCAAGATCGTCCGATGATTCTTTGTCGAATTCATCACAACAAAACCTCGTGCTTTACAACAGGTCATGTAACTACGAACTCATGTCGCTGTGTCAGTCCCTCAGGTCCTGTGGACTTCTGGGAAAAGCTGGTGAGACCTGGAGATGTGGAGTACAAGTGGAGATGGACTGATGTCACTTCAGGAAAGCATGGcgagaaaaagataaattatcACATTACAG TTGGTGACAAGCAGAAGgatgaacatttacaaatgatgGAATTCATTCTCGGCGGTGTTTGTGGTCTCctcgttgttgttattgctgtcatTTTGATTTCCGCCAGATGTCGTAAGTCAAGTCCATCAG CAGCCACTGAAAACAg GAAGGAACAGGACACACCGTTGGATAGTGTACAGCTTACACGGCCGAACCCTCAAACACAAG CTCCAGTAGCAACTGGAAATTACCGACAAGAGACCAGGTGTAACCAACCATTCATAGTAGAAGACGAGTATGCCAGAGTGGTTCGCGATCCCAGACGAAAAGCTCCTGCACCCCGGCAGGTGGAGCAGCAAGAGACGATGGAGATGTTCATCAACGATCTGTACGATGAAAAGGCCTTGTAG
- the LOC112569254 gene encoding uncharacterized protein LOC112569254 isoform X1, with translation MANIQLFRCFFFFLIVFSGSYSDDSCGDVKITSPVSSTVNVSVNDWLKMTFTFNTEKCTGPAYVISVEKKEQDSPMIVCRIHHNQTSCYKTGHEALYSCRCVSPSGPVQFWEKLERPGDVEYRWRWKDESGKQGEKNITFHITTGDKKNTQRFQTMKFILGGTGGLLLIVIAVVFISARCHKSRPSASTENRKGQHTPLDNVQLTRPNPQTQAPVAVEITDKRPGVTNHS, from the exons ATGGCGAACATACAACTATTccgttgcttttttttcttcttgattgttTTTAGTGGGAGCTATTCGGATGACAGCT GTGGAGATGTGAAGATTACAAGCCCTGTGTCCAGCACAGTCAACGTGTCTGTCAATGACTGGCTGAAAATGACTTTCACGTTCAACACAGAGAAGTGTACAGGTCCAGCATATGTTATCAGCGTTGAAAAAAAGGAGCAAGATAGTCCGATGATTGTTTGTAGAATACATCACAACCAAACCTCGTGCTATAAAACAGGTCATGAAGCTCTGTACTCATGTCGTTGTGTCAGTCCCTCAGGTCCTGTGCAATTCTGGGAAAAGTTGGAGAGACCTGGAGATGTGGAGTACAGGTGGAGATGGAAGGACGAGTCAGGAAaacaaggagagaaaaatataacttttcACATTACAA ctggtgacaagaaaaatactCAACGTTTTCAAACGATGAAATTCATTCTCGGCGGTACTGGTGGTCTCCTCCTTATTGTTATTGCTGTCGTTTTTATTTCCGCCAGATGTCATAAGTCACGTCCATCAG CATCCACTGAAAACAG GAAGGGGCAGCACACACCGTTGGATAACGTACAACTTACACGGCCGAACCCTCAAACTCAAG CACCAGTTGCAGTGGAAATTACCGACAAGAGACCAGGTGTAACCAACCATTCATAG
- the LOC112568621 gene encoding uncharacterized protein LOC112568621 isoform X1: protein MANIQLFRCAVFILIVVMMSYSDDSCGDVKITSPVSNTVNVSVNDWLNMTFTFNTNKCSSPSYLITVEKKEQDRPMILCRIHHNKTSCFTTGHVTTNSCRCVSPSGPVDFWEKLVRPGDVEYKWRWTDVTSGKHGEKKINYHITVGDKQKDEHLQMMEFILGGVCGLLVVVIAVILISARCRKSSPSAATENRKEQDTPLDSVQLTRPNPQTQAPVATGNYRQETRCNQPFIVEDEYARVVRDPRRKAPAPRQVEQQETMEMFINDLYDEKAL from the exons ATGGCGAACATACAACTATTCCGTTGCGCTGTTTTCATCTTGATTGTTGTTATGATGAGCTATTCGGATGACAGCT GTGGAGATGTGAAGATTACAAGCCCTGTGTCCAACACAGTCAACGTGTCTGTCAATGACTGGCTCAACATGACTTTCACGTtcaacacaaataaatgttcaaGTCCGTCATATCTTATCACCGTAGAGAAAAAGGAGCAAGATCGTCCGATGATTCTTTGTCGAATTCATCACAACAAAACCTCGTGCTTTACAACAGGTCATGTAACTACGAACTCATGTCGCTGTGTCAGTCCCTCAGGTCCTGTGGACTTCTGGGAAAAGCTGGTGAGACCTGGAGATGTGGAGTACAAGTGGAGATGGACTGATGTCACTTCAGGAAAGCATGGcgagaaaaagataaattatcACATTACAG TTGGTGACAAGCAGAAGgatgaacatttacaaatgatgGAATTCATTCTCGGCGGTGTTTGTGGTCTCctcgttgttgttattgctgtcatTTTGATTTCCGCCAGATGTCGTAAGTCAAGTCCATCAG CAGCCACTGAAAACAg GAAGGAACAGGACACACCGTTGGATAGTGTACAGCTTACACGGCCGAACCCTCAAACACAAG CTCCAGTAGCAACTGGAAATTACCGACAAGAGACCAGGTGTAACCAACCATTCATAGTAGAAGACGAGTATGCCAGAGTGGTTCGCGATCCCAGACGAAAAGCTCCTGCACCCCGGCAGGTGGAGCAGCAAGAGACGATGGAGATGTTCATCAACGATCTGTACGATGAAAAGGCCTTGTAG
- the LOC112568621 gene encoding uncharacterized protein LOC112568621 isoform X5, with translation MTFTFNTEKCSSPAYVITVERQEQDRPFIICRIHHNKTSCFTTGNVTLYSCRCVRPSGPVEFWEKLVRPGDVEYRWRWTDVSSGKHGEKKINVHVTAGDKQKGEHLQMVEFILGGVCGLLVIVVAVLLISARCRKSSPSAATENRKEQDTPLDSVQLTRPNPQTQAPVATGNYRQETRCNQPFIVEDEYARVVRDPRRKAPAPRQVEQQETMEMFINDLYDEKAL, from the exons TTCAACACAGAGAAATGTTCAAGTCCGGCATATGTTATCACTGTTGAAAGACAGGAGCAAGATCGTCCGTTTATTATTTGTCGAATACATCACAACAAAACCTCCTGCTTTACAACAGGTAATGTAACTCTGTACTCATGTCGCTGTGTCCGTCCCTCAGGTCCTGTGGAATTCTGGGAAAAGCTGGTGAGACCTGGAGATGTGGAGTACAGGTGGAGATGGACTGATGTCTCATCAGGAAAGCATGgcgagaaaaaaataaatgttcacgTTACAG CTGGTGACAAGCAGAAAggtgaacatttacaaatggtGGAATTCATTCTCGGCGGTGTTTGTGGTCTCCTCGTTATTGTCGTTGCTGTCCTTTTGATTTCCGCCAGATGTCGTAAGTCAAGTCCATCGG CAGCCACTGAAAACAg GAAGGAACAGGACACACCGTTGGATAGTGTACAGCTTACACGGCCGAACCCTCAAACACAAG CTCCAGTAGCAACTGGAAATTACCGACAAGAGACCAGGTGTAACCAACCATTCATAGTAGAAGACGAGTATGCCAGAGTGGTTCGCGATCCCAGACGAAAAGCTCCTGCACCCCGGCAGGTGGAGCAGCAAGAGACGATGGAGATGTTCATCAACGATCTGTACGATGAAAAGGCCTTGTAG